The genomic segment TACGTGTCTTCGTGCCGGCGGTGCAGATGATAGATGTAGCCGGGCCGGTGGGCGTCGTGGACCGGCATGCTGGCCGTGCGAGGCTGTTCCAGATCGTAGACGCGCCGTCCGACGACCGTACGAATGAGGGATTCCACGCCATCAGCAGGCATGCGGGCCACCTCCCGGACACCAATCGTTGCGGTCTACTTCGGCATTGGGGCGCCGCGCACCCGGCGGGGCGCGCGGCGCGTCTCCCGAGCGTCCAAATTGACAATTGGCATAGGGAGAGAACGTTGACATAGGGAGCGAACGGCGACTATAGTAAGGAGTGAAACATGACTAAAACAGTCCAGAATCCCGCGAAGCCGCTCCGTGCCGCCAGGGCGGAGCGCCTTCGCCGGGCGGGAGGGGTCGGTTGAGCGCAGAGCTCGTGATCAACGATTTGTGGGCCCAGGTTGAGGACAAGGTCATCCTGAAGGGCGCGTCCCTGACCGTCAAGACCGGGGAGATCCACGCGCTGATGGGCCCGAACGGCTCGGGGAAGAGCACGCTGGCCAACGTCCTGATGGGCAACCCGTTCTACCAGGTGCAGCGCGGCGAGGTGCTCTACAAGGGCGAGGACCTGCTCGCGATGGCGCCCGACGAACGCGCCCGCAAGGGTCTGTTCATCGCGTTCCAATACCCCGTGAGCATCCCCGGCGTGACCATGGCGAGCTTTCTTCGGACCTCGGTGAGCGCGCGGCGCGGGCTGGACAAGGATCAGTTGATGAGCCTCACCGACTTTCAGAAGATCGTGAAGGAGAAGGTGGCGGAGCTGCAGGTCGATCCGTCGATTCTCGGCCGGTACGTCAACGAGGGCTTCAGCGGCGGGGAGAAGAAGCGCGCCGAGATCTTGCAAATGGCGATGCTCGAGCCGGAGATCGCGATCATGGACGAAACCGACTCCGGCCTCGACGTCGACGCGGTCAAGATCGTCGCCGCCGGCGTGAACCGGATGCACGAGCTGTCCGGGGGCAAGATGGGCGTGCTCGTGATTACGCACTACCCGCGGATCCTTAAGTACATCCGCCCGACGCGCGTCCACGTCATGTTCGACGGGCGGATCGTGACGTCGGGGACCGAGGAACTCGCCGACGAGCTCGACCGGATCGGCTACGACGGGATCCGCGCGCAGTACGAGCAGGTCGCCGCCGAGGTCGCCGGGGAAGGCGAGATCCGCAGCGCCGGCAAAGTCTTTTGGGTCAAGCACTAATGCGCTCGAATCGAGAGGAGAGACGCGATGGCCGTCACCAACCCACTGGGCATCGATCTCGATCAGTATAAGTACGGCTTCCACGATCCCGAGGACAAGTACGCGTTCAAGTCCCGCAAGGGCCTCGACCGCGAGATCGTGGAGACGATTTCGCACATGAAGAGCGAGCCCGACTGGATGCGGGCCCTGCGCCTGCACTCGCTCGGCGTCTTCGAGAAAAAGCCGAATCCGACGTGGGGCGGCAACGTCGGCGAGATCGACTTCAACAGCATCTATTACTACGTGAAGCCCGCGGAGAACCAGGGCAAGACGTGGGACGACGTCCCCGCGGACATCAAGAAGACCTTCGACCGCCTCGGCATCCCGGAGGCGGAGAAGAAGTACCTCGCCGGGGTCGGCGCGCAGTACGAGAGCGAGGTCGTCTACCACAGCCTCCGCGAGGAGTGGACGAAGCAGGGCGTGATCTTCCTCGACATGGACTCCGGCCTGCGGGAGCACCCGGACATCGTCCGTGAGTACTTCGGCACGGTCATCCCGCCCGAGGACAACAAGTTCTCGGCGCTCAACAGCGCGGTGTGGAGCGGCGGTTCGTTCGTCTACGTGCCCGAAGGCGTGCACGTCACGATTCCGCTGCAGGCGTACTTCCGGATCAACGCGCAGAACATGGGCCAGTTCGAGCGGACGCTGATCATCGCGGAGCGCGGGTCCCACGTCCACTACGTCGAGGGGTGTACCGCGCCGACGTACACGAGCGACTCGCTGCACAGCGCGGTTGTTGAGATCATCGTCAAGGAAGGCGCCCGCGTCCGCTACACGACGATCCAGAACTGGTCCAAGAACGTTTACAATCTCGTGACGAAGCGCGCGGTCGCCTACCGCGACGCGACGATGGAGTGGGTGGACGGCAACCTCGGCAGCAAGCTGACGATGAAGTACCCGAGCGTGTACATGCTGGAACCCGGCGCCAAGGGCGAGATTCTCTCGATCGCGTTCGCGGGCGAGGGACAGCACCAGGACCCGGGCGGCAAGGTGATCCACGCCGCGCCGCATACGCAGTCGTCGGTCGTGAGCAAGTCGATCAGCAAGTCCGGCGGCCGCGCCGGCTACCGCGGGCTCGTGAAGGTCTACCCGGGCGCCCACGGCAGCAAGTGCGCGGTGCGGTGCGACGCGCTGATCCTCGACGACAAGTCGCGGTCGGACACGTACCCGACGATGGAGATCGACGAGACGGACGTGCAGGTCACTCATGAGGCGACCGTTTCCAAGGTTTCGGACGAGCAGCTGTTCTACCTGATGAGCCGCGGCATCAACCAGGACGAGGCCATGAACATGATCGTCCGCGGGTTCATCGAGCCGATTGCGCGCGAGCTGCCGATGGAATACAGCGTCGAGCTCAACCGGCTGATCGCGCTCGAGATGGAGGGGTCGGTCGGCTAGGCGTCCGGGCACCCCGGAGAACGTCGAGAGGGCAGGGCGGGCGTCCTGCCCTCTCGCACCGCACGGGCGGTGCAGATCGCGCAGTCGACCCAGGCGGCACTGGATCGTGAGACGCCGATGATCGACGCGTTCAGAACGGGCGGTGCAGATCGCGCAGTCGATCCAGGCGGCACTGGATCGTGAGACGTCGATGATCGACGCGTTCAGATGGAGGGAAGAGTGAGCCAGCATCCATCTCCCCCCGCTGTCGCGGGGCAGGCCATAACGGCGGGCGCGCTGGATCGCGATCTCGTGATCCGGCGCAGCGCCGCCGCCGGCGAGCCCGGGTGGCTGCGCGAACAGCGCCTCGCGGCGTGGGAGGAATTCATCCGGCTGCCGCTGCCCCCGGACGCCGGGGACGAGTGGCGGCGGACCGACCTGCGGCCGCTCGATCTAGCGTCCCTGCGGCCGCTCGCCGCACCGGCCCGCAAGCCGAGGCTCCCGGCCGGACTGCCCGCGCTGATCGGCGATCCGGCGGCCGCCGCCGGGTTGCGACTGGTGGTCGATGGGGCCGCGGTCCAGTCGCGCCTGGCCCCCGAGCTCGCCAGGGCCGGCATCGTCTTCTCCTCGCTCGACGAGGCGGTCGCGACGCACCCGGATCTCGTCCGCCGGCATCTCTATTCCGTCATCGGCGCCGCGGAGAACAAGTACCGGGCGCTCAACGCCGCGCTGTGGCAGGGTGGAACCTTCCTATACGTCCCGGCCGGGGTGGAGGCCGATCTCCAACTCGTCACCGGCACCTGGCTCACGCCGGACGGGGTCGCGTTTCTGCCGCGGACGCTGGTGGTCACGGGGGAGGGGAGCCGGGTCACGCTCGTCGAGGTGTTCGGCTCGACCGGCGGGGCGGTCCGGACGTTTGCCGGCCACGCGGTCGAGCTCGTCCCGGGGACCGCCGCCCAGATCCGGTACGTGAACCTGGAAGACTGGAGCCGCAATCTCTGGGAAGTCGGCGTCGTCCGGACGGTCGTCGGGCGGGACGCCACCGTCAACACCCTCATGATCGGGTTTGGGGCCGGCCTCGTGAAGACGAACGTGGAGTCGCGCCTCGCCGGCGAGGGGGCGACGTCCGAGATGCTCGGGGTGTTGTTCGGCGACGGCGCGCAGCACTTCGACTATCACACCCTTCAAGAACACGCCGCGCCCAGCACGACGAGCGACCTGCTGTACAAGGGCGCCCTCAAGGACAAGGCGCGCTCGATCTTCGCCGGCCTCATCCGCGCGGACCACGGCGCGCAGAAGACCAACGCGTTCCAGCTCAACCGGAACCTCATCCTGTCGGAGGGCGCGCGCGCCGACAGCATGCCGAAGCTCGAGATCATGGCGAACGACCTGCGCTGCACGCACGGCGCGAGCACGAGCCGGCTCAACGACGAGCAGATCTTCTACCTGATGAGCCGGGGACTGCCGCGCGAGACGGCGGTGCGGATGATGGTGGACGGGTTCTTCGGCGAAATCTTCGACCGGATCCCGGTGGACACGGTCCGTCAGTGGCTGAGCGGCGCGATCGAGCGGAAGATGGCGGGGTACGTATGACCGGCGCCGCGCAGACCCCGCGTGAGACCCCGCGTCAGGCGGGGGCCGACGGGGAGTATGTTCGGGTGGCGCGCCGGGCGGACGTTCCGCCGGGCGCGATCACGCGGGTCGAGGCCGGCGGGCACGCGATCGCGCTCGTGAACGTGGACGGCGAGTTCTTCGCGATCGACGACGTCTGCTCGCACGAGGAGGCCTCGCTCAGCGAGGGCGGCCTCAGCGGCGAGATCGTCGTCTGCCCGCGGCACGGCGCGCGCTTCAACGTCAAGACGGGCCGCGTCCTGTCCCTGCCGGCCGTGCGGTCGGTCGCGACCTACGCGGTCAGGGTCGAGGGGGATGACGTGCTGGTCGCCACAGAGCCGCGGCGGTCCGGGGCCCTGCCGCACCGGCGCTGACGGCCGCGTGAAGATCGGAGGCATGACGATGGGCATTCCGGCGACGATTCGTGACGACTTCCCGATCCTGCGCCAGCGGGTGCACGGGAAGCCGCTCGTGTACCTCGACAGCGCCGCGACCTCCCAAAAGCCCCGCCAGGTCATCGACGCGATCGTCCAGTACTACTCGGAGTACAACGCCAATATCCACCGCGGCGTCTACGCCATCGCGGAGCGCGCGACGGCCGCCTACGAAGAGGCGCGCGGGAAAGTGGCCCGGTTCATCGGCGCCGCTGAGCCGGCCGAGGTGGTCTTCACCCGCAACGTCACCGAGGCGCTCAACCTGGTCGCACACGGCTGGGGCCGCCGCCACGTCGGCCCCGGCGACGAGATCCTGACGACGGAGCTCGAGCACCACAGCGACCTGGTCCCCTGGCAGATGCTCGTGCACGAGCGCGGCGCGCGGCTCCGCCACATCCCCTTCGACGACCACGGACGGCTCGTGCTCGACGACCTCGACCGGCTGCTGACGGATCGGACGCGCATCGTCGCCCTCGCCCACGTGAGCAACGTCTTCGGCACGGTCGTGCCGGTGGAGCGGATCGCCAGGGCGGCCCACGAGCGGGGCGCGGTGGTCGTCGTGGACGGCGCGCAGTCGGCGCCGCACCGGCCCGTCGACGTGCGGGCGCTGGGAGCGGACTTCTTCGGGTTTACCGGCCACAAGATGCTGGGGCCGATGGGCACCGGCGGGCTGTGGGGCCGGCGCGACCTGCTCGAGGAGATGGAACCGTTCGAAGGCGGCGGGGAGATGATCTCCGACGTCTGGCTCGACCGCGCCGAGTGGAACGCGGTCCCGTGGAAGTTCGAGGCCGGGACGATGAACGTCGGCGATACGATCGCGCTCGGCGTGGCCGTCGACTACCTCGAACGGCTCGGCATGACCGCGGTCCTCGAGCACGAACGCGAGATCACGGGCTACGCGATGGGGCGGCTCGCCGAGATCCCGGGGTTGCACCTGCTGGGGCCCGATCCGGCCCCCGACTCACGCGGGGACTCGCGGGGGGGCGTGGTATCCTTCTGGATGGACGGCATCCATCCGCACGACGTCGCGCAGGTGCTGGACGGCGAAGGGGTCTGCGTCCGCGCCGGGCACCACTGCGCGAAGCCGGCCCACCGGAAGCTCGGGATCGGCGGCTCCACCCGCGCGAGCTTCTACGTGTACACGATCCGCGAGGAAATCGACGCGCTGTGCCGGGCGCTCGCAAAGACGAGGGACTTGTTCCGTGTCGCTGGATGATCTGTACCGGGACGTGATCTTGGACCACTTCAGCCACCCGCGGAACCGCGGAGAGGTCCGGCCCGCCGACGTGACCCGCGAAGGCGCCAACCCGCTGTGCGGCGACGAGATTCGCGTGTCGCTGCGCGTGCGCGACGGCGTCGTCGAGGACGTCAAGTTCGACGGCAAGGGGTGCTCGATCAGCCAGGCCTCGGCCTCGATGATGACGGAGTGCATCAAGGGCAAGCCGGTGGCGGAGGCGAATCGTCTGATTACCGAGTTCAAAGGGATGATGCACGTGTCCGCCGGGACCGAGTCCCCGGCCGGCGACGACCTCGGAGATCTCGCGGCCCTGTCCGGCGTGCGCAAGTTCCCGGTCCGGGTCAAATGCGCGACGCTGTCGTGGATCACGCTCGAGATGGCGCTCGCGGAGCTCCGCGACGCGTGACGGATCGAGCAGATCGAGCAGTTGATCCAGGCGGCACTGGATCGCGAGGTGCCGCTGCCCGACGCGTTCGGTCGTGCGTGACAGATCGAGCAGTTGATCCAGGCGGCACTGGATCGCAAGGTGCCGCTGCCCGACGCGTTTCGGTGGATGGAGGAGAACCGCATGTCGATGGGATTCTTTGAGCCGCCCCGGCCGGACGCGGCCCCGCCCGAGCCCCGCCGGAGCCAGATCGCGCCCGTCGCCGAGGCCGTCGGGATCATCGACAGTCTCCCGGGGGGCGGGTTGATCCTGACCACGGTGGAGGCGGCGCTCAACTGGGGCCGCGCCTCGTCGATCTGGCCCCTCACCTTCGGGCTCGCGTGCTGCGCGATCGAGATGATGGCCGCGTTTGCCAGCCGCTTCGACCTCGACCGGATGGGCGTCATTCCGCGTGCGACGCCCCGCCAGGCCGACCTGATGATCGTGGCCGGCCGGGCGACGCTCAAGATGGCGCCGATCGTGCGGCGGCTGTGGGAGCAGATGCCGGAGCCGCGCTACGTGATCTCCATGGGGTCCTGCGCCACCTGCGGCGGGCCGTTCTACTACGACAACTACTCGATCATCAAAGGCATCGACCAGGTCGTGCCGGTGGATGTCTACGTGCCGGGCTGTCCTCCCCGGCCCGAGGCGCTGATCGAAGGCATCCTCAAGCTGCAGGAGCAGATTAAGAAGGAGCCGTTCCTCCGGCGGCAGGCGGCCGCGGCGATCGCCGCGCGGATGGCGGCGCGTCCCGCTCCCGGCGGGAGAGGCTGAGACCGGGCGGGGAGGCGGAAGGGGTGGGCATGGCGCTTCGCACCGAAGAGCTGATGCTCAACATGGGGCCGCAGCACCCGAGCACCCACGGCGTGCTGCGCCTGGTGGTTGCGCTCGACGGCGAGAACATCGTGGACGTGAAGCCGGACATCGGCTACCTGCACTCGTCGGTGGAGAAAATGATGGAGCACCGGCTCTACGTCCAGAACGTGTCGCTCGCCGACCGCGGCATGGACTACCTGATCGCGATGCAGAACGAGCAGGTGTATTGCCTCGCGGTGGAGCGGCTCGCCGGCATCGAGGTGCCCGAACGCGGGAGGTATCTGCGCGTTCTCTTTGACGAGCTGTCGCGGTTGTCGAGCCATCTGGTCTGGCTGGGGACCTGGGGCATCGATCTCGGCGCGACGACGGTCTTCCTGTGGTGCTTCCGCGAGCGCGAGATGATCCTCGACTTGATGGAGAAGGTCACCGGCGGGCGGCTGCACCACGCCTACTTCCGGATCGGCGGCGTCTACATCGACCCGCCGCCGGGGTGGACCGACGAGGTCAAAACGTTCCTGGACTACTTTGACGACCGGATCGAAGAGTACGACCGGCTGCTGACGGCGAACCCGATTTTCCTCGCCCGGACCAAGGGCGTCGGGGTGATCCAGCGCGCAAAGGCCATCGCGATGGGGGCGAGCGGCCCCGTGGCGCGCGGGAGCGGCATCGCGATCGACATCCGGAAGCTCGAGCCCTACGAGGTCTACGACCGGATGACGTTCGACGTGCCGGTGTTCCCCGAGGGCGACTGCTTCGCCCGGTACCAGGTGCGCCTCGAGGAGATGCGGCAGTCCGCGCGGATCGTCCGCCAGGCGCTCAAAGAGCTGCCGGGCGGCGAGGTGCGCTCGCGCGTCCCGATGACGATGAAGGCGCCGCGCGGCGAAGTCTACGTCCGCACGGAATCGGCCCGCGGGGACCTCGGCATCCATCTGGTCAGCGACGGCGGCGAGATGCCGTACCGCGTGAAGATCCGCGCCCCGTCGTTCACCAATTTGTACGCGCTGTCCGAGGCGATGCGCGGCTGGAAGATCGCCGACGTGATCGCGATCCTCGGCAGCATCGACATCGTCCTGTCGGACGTCGATCGATAGGAGGCGGGCGGACCGGTATGAGCGTCGGGGGACGGATCGCGGGAGCGGCGAAGGCCCTGGCCACGGGCCTCGGCCTGACGTGGCAGGTCATGCTCCGCAACAAGGTGACGGTCAAGTACCCTATCGAGCGGCTGCCGGTGTCCAACCGGTTCCACGGCCTGCTCGCGCTGCCGATCGATCCCGAGACGAGCAAGGACCGCTGCATCATCTGCTTCCAGTGCGAGCGGATCTGCCCGTCGCGGTGCATCCACATCGAAGCGCAGGGCAAAGGCAAGGAGCGCGTCCTGACCCGTTTCGACATCGAGATGGACAAGTGCCAGTACTGCGGCTTCTGCGTCGAGGTCTGCCCCACCGAGGCCATCGTCTTCGTGCCGCACTACGAGACCTCGACGTTCGACCGGAGCACCCTGCTGTACTCGCTCGATGACCTGCATCAGGCGGTGCCGAAGGATCCGATCGCCACGGGCATCATCCGCCGCGCCCACGGACGGACCCACAACGGCGACGGCGGGCGCGTATCGTGACGGCCGACCAGGTCGCCCAGATCGTCGCGCGGTTTCCCGACGTGCAGGACCTGCAGGCGGAGCAGCGCGCGGAGGACGCGCGAGCCGAAGAGGAGTGGAAGGCCAGGGAGCGGGAGTGGCAGGAGGCCGCGGAGCGGGCCAAGACGGAGGGCAAGCCGGTCCCCCGGCCGCTCAAGCGCGAGGAGTCGAAGGTGTACCGCTACCTCGGGCCGACTTTCCGGGTGCCGCGGGATCGTCTCATCGATCTGTGCCGCTGGCTGCGCGACAATCCGGAGTTCGACATGTCATACCTGTCATTCGTCTCCGCGATCGACTGGCCCGACCGGTTCGAGGGTGTCTACCATCTGACGTCCATCGCCCGGCGGCACGGCGTGATGCTGAAGGTGTCCATTCCAAAGGAGCGGCCCGCCCTGCCGTCGGTCGTCGCGCTGTGGCCCGGCGCGGACTGGCACGAGCGCGAGGCCTACGATCTGTTCGGCATCGTCTTCGAAGGGCATCCCGATCTGCGCCGGATCATGATGAGCGCGGACTGGAAGGGCCATCCGCTGCGAAAGGACTACGTGTACGAAGACCCGCAGTGGCTGGTCGACGTAACGACTCAGCGCCAGCGCGAGATCGCCGCGACCGGCGACGAGTGGGAGGGCCGCGGCTCCCGCAGTTGAGGTGACGTGCCGTCTCCAGTCCTCCGCATCTTTGCCGCGTCAACATCGTATCTTTACACGGGACGGCGTAGAATAGGGGGAAGTGCCGCGCCCACCGGGGGCGCCGCGACTCGCGGGGTGACGATCCATGAGCGTATCGAAAACGCGCGGATTCCTAGGCGGCCTGGCCGGCGGCGCCGTGGCGCTGGGAGTGCTGTTCGCCTACCGCAGCGCGACCGGCATGCCGACGCTGCAGGAGGCGCTCGCCGAGCGCATGATCCGGCTCCTGCCCTATCAGGTGTTTGCCGAGATTCTGGCGCGGCTGCAGCATCTCGCAAAGCCCCTCGGTCTCGTGATGGCGGTCATCGCCTCACTCGCCGGATTCGGGCTCGGCGGGGCGCTGTACGCCGCTGTGACCGGCCGCCTCCGCTGGCCGGTGCTGGGCGGCGCCGCGGTGACCGCCGCGGCGGCCTGGGGGGTGCTGACGTTTGGGTTCCTGCCGTTGATTGAAGGGAACGCGCTCGGGGTTCCGCTGACGACCATTGTGACGGACCCGGCCGTGCCGATGGCGCTCGCCTGCGCAGCCTACGCGCTCGTGCTGGCGGCGCTGGTCCGTGTTCCCGCGCGTCCGCGACTCCTGCGGGGCGGCCGTTCGGAGGCCGCCGGTGTGGTCCGCGCGGACGCGGCGTCAGGGGCCAACGGGCGCAGTGCCCGCGAGTCAAGCCGCCGCGACCTCCTGCGCCGTTCGGCGCTTGTGGTCGCCGGCGCCGCGGTGGGCGCGCGGCTCGCGTCGTGGGGTGCTTCCGCGGGCCGCGCCGCGGCGGCCGCGGCCAACATGGCGTTCCGCCTGATCAAAGGCATGCCGCCCGAGGTGACGCCGAGCACCGCCTTCTATCAGGTGTCCAAAAACTTCTTCGACCCGACGGTCGACGTCGGCAAGTGGCGGCTCGAGGTCACCGGCCTGGTCAACAAGCCGCTCAAGTTCTCGCTCGACGAGCTCAAGGCCGCGTCGCCCGCGGTCGAGCGGTACCAGACCTTCGAGTGCATCAGCAACGAGGTGGGCGGCGACCTGATCGGCAACGCCAAGTGGACGGGCGTGCGCGTGAAGGACGTGTTGGCCCTCGCCGGGGTCCGGGCGGGCGCCACGACGATCATCTGGCGCGCGGCCGACGGGTATTCCGAATCGATTCCCCTCCCGGTCGCCGAGGATCCGGAGACGCTGCTGGCCTACGAGATGAACGGCGCGCCGATCCCCCAGAAGCACGGCGCGCCGGTCCGCGTGCTGCTCCTGAACCGGTACGGGATGAAGCAGCCGAAGTGGCTCACGAGCATCGAGGTCGCCAACCACGACTACACCGGGTACTGGGAACAGCAGGGGTGGAGCAAAGAAGCGATCGTCAAGGTGAACAGCGCCTTTCTCGTCGAGCAGCGGGAGGGCGGAGTCCTCGCGCTCGGCGGATGGGCGTTCGCGGGCGATCGCGGGATCTCCAAGGTGGAAGTCAGCCCGGACAACGGGAAGACGTGGCTTGCGGCGGCGGTCAAGGAGCCGTTCAATCGGAACTGCTGGCAGTTCTGGTCGGCGGAGTGGACGCCGCCGGGGCCGGGCGAGTATTCGCTCAAGGCCCGCGCCTACGACGGGGCCGGGAAGCTGCAGCCGGCCGAGCGGAAACCCACCCTGCCCGACGGGGGTCAGGGATACCACACCGTCCGCGTGAAGGTGTAGCAGGGGATCGTTCGCGCCGTTCCCAACAACCTGTAGCATGAGCCGGCGTCCCGGTCCGCGAGGCCGCGTGCGGCCGATCGTCACCCTCAACGACCCCGACGCCGAGCTGCTGCGGCGCCGGA from the bacterium genome contains:
- the sufC gene encoding Fe-S cluster assembly ATPase SufC, with product MSAELVINDLWAQVEDKVILKGASLTVKTGEIHALMGPNGSGKSTLANVLMGNPFYQVQRGEVLYKGEDLLAMAPDERARKGLFIAFQYPVSIPGVTMASFLRTSVSARRGLDKDQLMSLTDFQKIVKEKVAELQVDPSILGRYVNEGFSGGEKKRAEILQMAMLEPEIAIMDETDSGLDVDAVKIVAAGVNRMHELSGGKMGVLVITHYPRILKYIRPTRVHVMFDGRIVTSGTEELADELDRIGYDGIRAQYEQVAAEVAGEGEIRSAGKVFWVKH
- the sufB gene encoding Fe-S cluster assembly protein SufB, whose protein sequence is MAVTNPLGIDLDQYKYGFHDPEDKYAFKSRKGLDREIVETISHMKSEPDWMRALRLHSLGVFEKKPNPTWGGNVGEIDFNSIYYYVKPAENQGKTWDDVPADIKKTFDRLGIPEAEKKYLAGVGAQYESEVVYHSLREEWTKQGVIFLDMDSGLREHPDIVREYFGTVIPPEDNKFSALNSAVWSGGSFVYVPEGVHVTIPLQAYFRINAQNMGQFERTLIIAERGSHVHYVEGCTAPTYTSDSLHSAVVEIIVKEGARVRYTTIQNWSKNVYNLVTKRAVAYRDATMEWVDGNLGSKLTMKYPSVYMLEPGAKGEILSIAFAGEGQHQDPGGKVIHAAPHTQSSVVSKSISKSGGRAGYRGLVKVYPGAHGSKCAVRCDALILDDKSRSDTYPTMEIDETDVQVTHEATVSKVSDEQLFYLMSRGINQDEAMNMIVRGFIEPIARELPMEYSVELNRLIALEMEGSVG
- the sufD gene encoding Fe-S cluster assembly protein SufD: MSQHPSPPAVAGQAITAGALDRDLVIRRSAAAGEPGWLREQRLAAWEEFIRLPLPPDAGDEWRRTDLRPLDLASLRPLAAPARKPRLPAGLPALIGDPAAAAGLRLVVDGAAVQSRLAPELARAGIVFSSLDEAVATHPDLVRRHLYSVIGAAENKYRALNAALWQGGTFLYVPAGVEADLQLVTGTWLTPDGVAFLPRTLVVTGEGSRVTLVEVFGSTGGAVRTFAGHAVELVPGTAAQIRYVNLEDWSRNLWEVGVVRTVVGRDATVNTLMIGFGAGLVKTNVESRLAGEGATSEMLGVLFGDGAQHFDYHTLQEHAAPSTTSDLLYKGALKDKARSIFAGLIRADHGAQKTNAFQLNRNLILSEGARADSMPKLEIMANDLRCTHGASTSRLNDEQIFYLMSRGLPRETAVRMMVDGFFGEIFDRIPVDTVRQWLSGAIERKMAGYV
- a CDS encoding non-heme iron oxygenase ferredoxin subunit; amino-acid sequence: MTGAAQTPRETPRQAGADGEYVRVARRADVPPGAITRVEAGGHAIALVNVDGEFFAIDDVCSHEEASLSEGGLSGEIVVCPRHGARFNVKTGRVLSLPAVRSVATYAVRVEGDDVLVATEPRRSGALPHRR
- a CDS encoding SufS family cysteine desulfurase; its protein translation is MTMGIPATIRDDFPILRQRVHGKPLVYLDSAATSQKPRQVIDAIVQYYSEYNANIHRGVYAIAERATAAYEEARGKVARFIGAAEPAEVVFTRNVTEALNLVAHGWGRRHVGPGDEILTTELEHHSDLVPWQMLVHERGARLRHIPFDDHGRLVLDDLDRLLTDRTRIVALAHVSNVFGTVVPVERIARAAHERGAVVVVDGAQSAPHRPVDVRALGADFFGFTGHKMLGPMGTGGLWGRRDLLEEMEPFEGGGEMISDVWLDRAEWNAVPWKFEAGTMNVGDTIALGVAVDYLERLGMTAVLEHEREITGYAMGRLAEIPGLHLLGPDPAPDSRGDSRGGVVSFWMDGIHPHDVAQVLDGEGVCVRAGHHCAKPAHRKLGIGGSTRASFYVYTIREEIDALCRALAKTRDLFRVAG
- a CDS encoding SUF system NifU family Fe-S cluster assembly protein yields the protein MSLDDLYRDVILDHFSHPRNRGEVRPADVTREGANPLCGDEIRVSLRVRDGVVEDVKFDGKGCSISQASASMMTECIKGKPVAEANRLITEFKGMMHVSAGTESPAGDDLGDLAALSGVRKFPVRVKCATLSWITLEMALAELRDA
- a CDS encoding NADH-quinone oxidoreductase subunit B family protein, giving the protein MGFFEPPRPDAAPPEPRRSQIAPVAEAVGIIDSLPGGGLILTTVEAALNWGRASSIWPLTFGLACCAIEMMAAFASRFDLDRMGVIPRATPRQADLMIVAGRATLKMAPIVRRLWEQMPEPRYVISMGSCATCGGPFYYDNYSIIKGIDQVVPVDVYVPGCPPRPEALIEGILKLQEQIKKEPFLRRQAAAAIAARMAARPAPGGRG
- a CDS encoding NADH-quinone oxidoreductase subunit D — translated: MALRTEELMLNMGPQHPSTHGVLRLVVALDGENIVDVKPDIGYLHSSVEKMMEHRLYVQNVSLADRGMDYLIAMQNEQVYCLAVERLAGIEVPERGRYLRVLFDELSRLSSHLVWLGTWGIDLGATTVFLWCFREREMILDLMEKVTGGRLHHAYFRIGGVYIDPPPGWTDEVKTFLDYFDDRIEEYDRLLTANPIFLARTKGVGVIQRAKAIAMGASGPVARGSGIAIDIRKLEPYEVYDRMTFDVPVFPEGDCFARYQVRLEEMRQSARIVRQALKELPGGEVRSRVPMTMKAPRGEVYVRTESARGDLGIHLVSDGGEMPYRVKIRAPSFTNLYALSEAMRGWKIADVIAILGSIDIVLSDVDR
- a CDS encoding NADH-quinone oxidoreductase subunit I → MSVGGRIAGAAKALATGLGLTWQVMLRNKVTVKYPIERLPVSNRFHGLLALPIDPETSKDRCIICFQCERICPSRCIHIEAQGKGKERVLTRFDIEMDKCQYCGFCVEVCPTEAIVFVPHYETSTFDRSTLLYSLDDLHQAVPKDPIATGIIRRAHGRTHNGDGGRVS
- a CDS encoding NADH-quinone oxidoreductase subunit C; the protein is MTADQVAQIVARFPDVQDLQAEQRAEDARAEEEWKAREREWQEAAERAKTEGKPVPRPLKREESKVYRYLGPTFRVPRDRLIDLCRWLRDNPEFDMSYLSFVSAIDWPDRFEGVYHLTSIARRHGVMLKVSIPKERPALPSVVALWPGADWHEREAYDLFGIVFEGHPDLRRIMMSADWKGHPLRKDYVYEDPQWLVDVTTQRQREIAATGDEWEGRGSRS
- a CDS encoding molybdopterin-dependent oxidoreductase; its protein translation is MSVSKTRGFLGGLAGGAVALGVLFAYRSATGMPTLQEALAERMIRLLPYQVFAEILARLQHLAKPLGLVMAVIASLAGFGLGGALYAAVTGRLRWPVLGGAAVTAAAAWGVLTFGFLPLIEGNALGVPLTTIVTDPAVPMALACAAYALVLAALVRVPARPRLLRGGRSEAAGVVRADAASGANGRSARESSRRDLLRRSALVVAGAAVGARLASWGASAGRAAAAAANMAFRLIKGMPPEVTPSTAFYQVSKNFFDPTVDVGKWRLEVTGLVNKPLKFSLDELKAASPAVERYQTFECISNEVGGDLIGNAKWTGVRVKDVLALAGVRAGATTIIWRAADGYSESIPLPVAEDPETLLAYEMNGAPIPQKHGAPVRVLLLNRYGMKQPKWLTSIEVANHDYTGYWEQQGWSKEAIVKVNSAFLVEQREGGVLALGGWAFAGDRGISKVEVSPDNGKTWLAAAVKEPFNRNCWQFWSAEWTPPGPGEYSLKARAYDGAGKLQPAERKPTLPDGGQGYHTVRVKV